A stretch of Monomorium pharaonis isolate MP-MQ-018 chromosome 7, ASM1337386v2, whole genome shotgun sequence DNA encodes these proteins:
- the LOC105830436 gene encoding uncharacterized protein LOC105830436, whose amino-acid sequence MSESRCYTDSPVLAEHQPFNRNGKALRGSKKSVLFYTTDCGGDEKEDLGLKLQQRSVSLTALHTGVGAQQQLLEPRMAQLETLEAKMASIEVSLSTTPRRKKGGSISGGVPSPAGHRNRDHYKELDALRVALRDKENIIQTLKGQLCNTLSSRLALRNGAPPLTEADRKAAEERLQRLRRDADNKRLAIKNLKLALERLDITDNIDVRIQQAELEYRLGREELELLTLHEESRALQTALELAETQEKQKNDTIFSCISGSTQVTIHAVEVSADPKSPRFGAGPRDDAIGLYVDWAVEDSGLCKGDRILEVNGKLVVGASRSDLARLLAVTPDAAQIVVLRKGESLAALRTLRSDNLRLTHRIGYLEEQVRDLLAPSRTEVTTEEPPPSRQEHVQVFQKGPQVTALVANLPGLNVRSSTELRQSLPTVRSRHSSDHSRRLTDSARSQRELDFSSDGAANGHHKPRNRQKHQGLQLARSTASLDCKQSPVLQSQMQQRRRSPRVESAMEHLHKSRKSGSQQLQSLEFDSEPTYYRLQDTQSRASETSEVSMVYSCQEAKIRPAPPKKPLRLSLHRAASLQSVESAPPAAPQHDVTRKPTKRNHRGDPPMEKIPSRPPEVNGNANPQESQSGPPQPPPRTPSRAESCQSALRWPSPKPRAHLTSVPMEKWC is encoded by the exons ACCGCGTTGCACACTGGAGTTGGCGCCCAGCAGCAGCTGTTGGAACCCAGAATGGCGCAGCTGGAGACTTTAGAGGCTAAG ATGGCCAGTATCGAGGTGTCGTTGTCGACGACACCGAGGCGGAAGAAGGGCGGCAGTATTTCCGGGGGCGTCCCGTCCCCCGCCGGTCATCGGAACAGGGATCATTATAAGGAATTGGACGCCCTCCGAGTAGCATTGCGCGACAAAGAAAATATCATACAGAC gCTGAAGGGCCAGCTCTGCAACACGCTGAGCAGCAGACTGGCATTACGCAACGGCGCGCCACCCTTGACCGAGGCCGACAGGAAGGCGGCCGAGGAGCGGCTTCAAAGGCTGCGACGGGACGCCGACAATAAGCGTCTAGCCATTAAGAACCTGAAGCTCGCGCTCGAACGTCTCGATATCACGGA CAACATCGATGTTCGGATACAGCAAGCAGAATTGGAGTACAGACTCGGCCGCGAGGAACTTGAATTGCTGACTCTTCATGAGGAGAGCAGAGCTCTGCAAACCGCCTTGGAGTTGGCTGAGACtcaagaaaaacaaaagaatgaTACAATATTCAG CTGCATTTCCGGCTCGACGCAAGTCACGATCCACGCGGTGGAAGTCAGCGCGGATCCGAAAAGTCCCCGTTTCGGGGCCGGGCCCAGGGACGACGCGATCGGACTCTACGTCGACTGGGCCGTGGAGGATTCCGGTCTCTGCAAAGGAGACAG AATCTTGGAGGTGAACGGAAAACTGGTGGTAGGAGCCAGCAGGAGCGACCTCGCGCGTCTTCTAGCCGTCACGCCCGACGCCGCGCAAATAGTGGTCCTTCGAAAGGGCGAATCCCTCGCGGCATTGCGCACTTTACGCTCCGATAATCTCAGACTGACACACAGGATCGGCTATCTCGAGGAGCAGGTCAGAGATCTCCTGGCGCCGAGCAGGACCGAGGTCACAACCGAGGAGCCACCACCGAGTCGTCAGGAACATGTGCAG GTTTTCCAAAAGGGTCCTCAAGTGACGGCACTCGTGGCGAATTTACCTGGCCTCAACGTGAGAAGTTCCACGGAACTGCGGCAGAGCCTGCCAACCGTTCGTAGTAGACACAGCAGCGATCACTCCAGGCGCTTGACGGACTCAGCGAGGAGCCAGCGCGAGCTCGACTTCTCGTCCGACGGAGCCGCGAACGGTCATCACAAGCCCCGAAACCGACAGAAGCACCAGGGACTCCAGCTGGCGAGGTCGACGGCGAGTCTCGACTGCAAACAGTCGCCTGTGTTGCAGTCGCAGATGCAACAGCGTCGGAGATCGCCACGCGTTGAGTCCGCCATGGAGCACTTGCACAAGAGCCGCAAGAGCGGCTCGCAGCAGCTGCAGTCTCTGGAGTTCGACTCAGAGCCGACGTACTATCGTTTACAG GATACCCAGTCTCGCGCCTCGGAGACTTCTGAAGTGTCGATGGTGTACAGCTGCCAAGAGGCAAAGATCCGTCCGGCGCCGCCGAAGAAACCGCTGCGGCTCTCACTACATCGAGCAGCGAGTCTTCAGTCCGTGGAGAGCGCGCCGCCAGCCGCGCCGCAGCACGACGTGACGCGAAAACCGACGAAGAGGAACCACCGCGGCGATCCACCCATGGAGAAGATCCCGTCGCGGCCCCCCGAGGTAAATGGAAACGCGAACCCTCAGGAATCTCAGTCCGGTCCGCCGCAGCCACCCCCAAGGACGCCCTCCAGGGCAGAATCGTGTCAGAGCGCCCTACGATGGCCCTCTCCGAAACCGAGAGCGCACTTAACATCTGTGCCGATGGAGAAGTGGTGCTGA
- the LOC105835219 gene encoding replication factor C subunit 2 → MAGDSTAEDEVMEIEILPSTSTNSETKLKEKDGKSANMPWIEKYRPQVFSDIVGNEDTVSRLAVFAQHGNTPNIIIGGPPGVGKTTTILCLARTLLGPAFKEAVLELNASNERGIDVVRNKIKMFAQKKVNLPKGKHKIIILDEADSMTDGAQQALRRTMEIYSHTTRFALACNNTEEIIEPIQSRCAMLRYGKLTDAQVLAKVLEVCEKENISYTDDGMEAIVFTAQGDMRQALNNLQSTYNGFNHVNAENVFKVCDEPHPLIVKDMLDNCIKGDVSKACTVMDHFWKMGYSAEDIVSNVFKVCKNHTMDEKLKVKFVKEIGITHMGIVEGINSLLQLHALVARLCRACTSK, encoded by the exons atggcGGGTGATAGCACAGCCGAAGATGAAGTTATGGAGATAGAAATTTTACCATCCACGAGCACGAATAGTGAAACGAAACTCAAGGAGAAGGATGGTAAATCTGCGAATATGCCGTG GATCGAAAAATATCGGCCTCAGGTATTCTCCGACATTGTTGGCAATGAGGACACTGTATCCAGATTAGCGGTCTTTGCTCAGCATGGAAATActccaaatattattatcgGTGGCCCACCTGGAGTGGGCAAAACTACCACAATTTTATGTCTGGCTCGTACTCTGTTGGGACCAGCGTTCAAAGAAGCCGTACTTGAACTGAATGCTTCAAACGAGAGAGGGATAGATGtagttagaaataaaatcaaaatgtttGCTCAGAAAAAg GTGAATCTTCCAAAGGGGAAgcataaaatcataattttagaCGAGGCAGATAGTATGACCGACGGTGCGCAACAGGCGTTACGCCGAACGATGGAAATTTATAGCCACACAACGAGATTTGCTCTCGCGTGCAACAATACAGAGGAGATTATCGAGCCTATACAATCGCGATGTGCTATGTTAAGATATGGAAAATTAACAGACGCTCAAGTCTTGGCTAAAGTTCTCGAAGTCTGCGAAAAAGAGAAT ATTTCTTATACAGATGACGGTATGGAAGCGATAGTATTTACAGCTCAGGGGGACATGAGACAAGCTCTAAATAATCTGCAGTCTACATATAACGGATTTAATCATGTGAATGcagaaaatgtatttaaagtcTGCGACGAGCCTCATCCTTTGATTGTCAAAGACATGCTGGATAATTGTATAAAGGGAGACGTTTCTAAAGCATGCACA GTAATGGATCATTTCTGGAAAATGGGATATTCGGCAGAAGATATTGTCAGCAACGTATTTaaagtttgtaaaaatcaCACTATGGACGAGAAACTGAAAGTGAAATTTGTTAAG gAAATTGGAATAACACATATGGGAATAGTGGAAGGCATCAACAGTTTGTTACAGTTACACGCTCTAGTGGCAAGACTTTGCCGCGCATGcacatcaaaataa